In a genomic window of Quercus lobata isolate SW786 chromosome 4, ValleyOak3.0 Primary Assembly, whole genome shotgun sequence:
- the LOC115985398 gene encoding uncharacterized protein LOC115985398 yields MSVARPPAEDSNPEPKRGRMKIRPALSFFNEHKVGTVQPHDNALVVTLKIGGYDVKRMLVDQGSGAEVMYPDLYEGLRLKPEDLACYDSPLVGFNGKVVIPNGKIKLPVQAGLKVVEVDFIVVDAYFPYTAIVAKP; encoded by the coding sequence ATGTCTGTAGCTCGGCCACCCGCCGAGGACTCTAACCCTGAGCCGAAGAGGGGTAGGATGAAAATTCGACCAGCATTGAGTTTTTTCAATGAACACAAAGTTGGAACCGTGCAGCCACATGATAATGCCCTAGTGGTCACCCTTAAGATAggagggtatgatgtgaagaggaTGTTGGTAGATCAGGGTAGCGGTGCAGAGGTCATGTACCCTGATTTGTATGAAGGACTAAGATTAAAACCTGAAGATTTAGCATGTTATGATTCACCCTTGGTGGGCTTCAATGGGAAAGTTGTTATTCCAAATGGCAAGATTAAACTACCCGTGCAAGCAGGTTTAaaagtggtggaggtggacttcattgtggtgGATGCTTATTTTCCCTACACGGCCATTGTGGCAAAACCTTGA
- the LOC115985397 gene encoding uncharacterized protein LOC115985397, producing MDGSDDEQLPEQVEFNVKSDMRNVVLKKEMKFPNAKVFRAALREYAIKKPIDIKFKLNERTKISVHCRNRCGWRCYASQISEELTFQIKTLTDDCTCPKSFKNSQATSVYIAKRFIENFSKNPNWEVSGIHNHVMQNLSVNLNVNQVYRSKRKAKDLINEDEQLQYGVLRDYAQMITTIDKGSRVILQTEMAKETSQPKFKRMYVRFNAQKVGFLGGCRPFIGLDGCHIKHRFGGKILSAIAKDANDNIFPVAMAVVEQETRESWIWFLEIFANDIGRPEELQLGLIPAIETLFPTVEHRYCVKHIYNNLKVDHKGLELKDALWRCAATTTVREFERCMQYIRDLDEKAYEYLANIAPAQWTRSHFTPRALTNCLKYAGKLCPSIQDRLEKLKVESKAFSATLAGSFLYEVDSQYERHVIDLVKKTCSYKSWDLNGIPCKHAITAIYTNIETPEDYTHPYYFKETDMEIYKEAREGVLAPRSAPQPPSQQPTQTYNMMSATQPSSSQQGNQPRPSHKRAGWFSSSQPEFHTPRETWDTLPSSSQPSHANGSTGGVRTRGQLAAQRPPKMNPMGGKRKE from the exons ATGGATGGGTCTGATGATGAGCAGTTACCTGAGCAAGTAGAGTTTAATGTTAAGAGTGACATGAGAAATGTTGTACTGAAGAAGGAGATGAAGTTCCCTAATGCAAAGGTGTTCAGAGCTGCTTTGAGGGAGTATGCAATCAAAAAACctattgacatcaaattcaagcttaatgagaGGACCAAGATATCAGTTCACTGCAGGAATAGGTGTGGGTGGAGATGTTATGCATCTCAAATAAGTGAAGAGctaacatttcaaattaagACCTTGACTGATGACTGTACTTGTCCCAAGTCTTTCAAAAACAGTCAAGCAACATCAGTTTATATTGCTAAGAGGTTCATTGAgaattttagcaaaaatccaaattgggaGGTGAGTGGTATACACAACCATGTGATGCAAAATTTATCTGTTAACCTAAATGTAAACCAAGTGTATAGGTCAAAGAGAAAGGCAAAGGATTTGATAAATGAAGATGAGCAACTGCAATATGGTGTCCTTAGGGACTATGCACAAATGATAACCACTATAGACAAGGGGAGTAGGGTTATACTGCAGACAGAAATGGCTAAGGAGACTTCCCAGCCAAAATTTAAGAGGATGTATGTTAGGTTCAATGCTCAGAAGGTAGGATTTTTAGGTGGATGCAGGCCATTTATAGGTTTAGATGGTTGTCACATAAAGCACAGATTTGGTGGGAAAATCTTATCTGCCATTGCCAAAGATGCaaatgacaatatttttccagtAGCCATGGCTGTTGTGGAACAAGAAACCAGGGAGTCTTGGATatggtttttggaaatttttgctAATGATATAGGGAGGCCAGAGGAGCTTCAGTTG GGGCTTATACCTGCAATAGAGACACTATTCCCTACCGTGGAGCATAGATACTGTGTGAAACACATCTACAACAATCTCAAAGTTGATCACAAGGGATTGGAGCTGAAGGATGCATTGTGGAGGTGTGCTGCTACCACAACAGTAAGGGAGTTTGAGAGATGCATGCAGTACATAAgggatttggatgaaaaggCATATGAGTATCTTGCAAACATTGCACCTGCACAATGGACAAGATCACACTTCACTCCTAGGGCCTTAACAAATTGTTTG AAGTATGCTGGAAAGTTGTGTCCAAGCATACAAGATAGGTTGGAGAAATTGAAGGTTGAAAGTAAGGCATTTAGTGCTACCCTAGCTGGTAGTTTCCTTTATGAGGTAGACAGTCAGTATGAGAGGCATGTAATTGATTTGGTGAAGAAGACATGTAGCTATAAGTCTTGGGATTTAAATGGCATTCCCTGCAAACATGCCATAACAGCCATTTATACGAACATTGAGACACCAGAAGATTATACCCACCCATACTACTTCAAAGAAACTGACATGGAGATATACAAGGAG GCAAGGGAAGGGGTGCTTGCACCTAGATCTGCACCTCAGCCACCATCCCAGCAGCCTACCCAGACCTACAACATGATGTCTGCCACTCAGCCTTCATCCTCACAGCAAGGAAATCAACCTAGGCCATCTCACAAGAGAGCAGGATggttctcttcctcacaaccagAGTTTCACACACCTAGGGAGACCTGGGATACCTTACCAAGTTCTTCACAG cctTCACATGCAAATGGGAGCACTGGTGGTGTGAGGACTAGAGGACAGCTTGCTGCACAAAGGCCACCAAAAATGAATCCAATGGGTGGAAAGAGGAAAGAGTAA